Part of the Henckelia pumila isolate YLH828 chromosome 2, ASM3356847v2, whole genome shotgun sequence genome is shown below.
GATAATCCAAGAAAGAATTCAGCATAAGTATGAACACTCTTGGAGAACAATAAGACTGCAACAACGAAAATCAAAAGGAGAACGTAAATGGAATTGATTCAATCTTAGTCACCCAGTAAAACAAGGCCCTTGATTTGAAATGCAAAAATTGCAACCGAGATTACACCAATTGTAAATTTGCGGACAGCTATAAGAAATTCACAACCGTTCAGGAGGAAGTGAGCTTACCGATCTTGGACATTTAGATACTATTTCCACAGCTGTTTCATCACTGAGGTGTTCCCAGAGGCCATCAGAGGCAAAAATTACAAACAAATCCTCTGGCTTAAGTTTTCTAGTCACGATGGAAGGTTCGGCTGTCAACAATGGTCGCTTCATCGGAATGTAATTTCCATATTGTAGAAAATTTGGGTCTCTGTAAAACTcgggtttctttaaataaacaTCACCTATGGATCTTGACACCTGGATGTAACAAATAAAAAGTTTACTGTTTTCACACCAACGGGAGATGTTATAACAGAAACAAGAATGATGGAAAGCGAGCAGACCACATTTCTCATCAAACCACCATGAAGACCTTTAACTTAGAGGTAAACAAACAATAAATAGAACCTAAAGGCTAAAATCATGAAGACCTTCGAGTAATTATGATCATTCGTGATCTTCAGGTTGGACAAATAGAAAGGCAAAACACTTTATTTTCACCGGAATCACAAAGCTTTGCTTTACTAAGTCTTCATGTGCATCTCATGCGGCGGAAGGCACACTACTTTGACTTCAGCGACATGAGACAGGCAAGAGGCAGAGCATGTGATTCCTGGAAGAGTAGCCAATATAACAACCCTTCAGAACAAACTTGATGGTGTGCCTTACATGCTGCTTTTCATAATTCATAGATAAGAATGAAATAAATGAAGAATCAGCAAATGCATAAGAGACTGATTTGACTCATCGAACAACCATTCCttcaatcaaaaattcattattATCGTGTAACTATCGCCATGAATAATTAAGACAGAATCAGAGGAAATACTAGTCCACACATTCACTTGTGTTTAGAGAGAAGTAGTGCCAAAAAGTTTCGGACAAAGATCTTTCACAAGACACAAGAAGTAGAAGATCACTTCTTGTTTCACAAGACACTAATTCGACTCTTTTCACGTTCCCAATATGGATTCTAAGGCATGTCAAATGTGAGGTTGAATCATCTATTCATCATAAATTCCAAGCTCCAGTCGATGAAGAAATTGATTCACCAATTAATTACCTGAATAATGCCCTTGATTCTCCATACACCACGGCAATTGACCACTACAGGAGAATCATCGGGGTGAAGCTCTTCAACCTCCTTCCTAATGTTTTCATAGGAAACGTTATGGTCTATCGTCAATCTTTCCGCCACAACTAAATTCTTCCCGTCAACTGAACCTCTTTTGCCAAGAACCGCTCTTGAATCACCTAAATTTGCTACATATAGCTCACCCTTTGAGATTACACCAACCAGGCAACATGATCCTGCGAAAGCTATCTGGGGTTTCATAGGCAACGCTCTCTTCACTAACCCAGTAAAATCCTCTTCCGTTGCATTAAAAGCCTTGTTTATAGCATCTGGTGATAAACCCCCCAGTTCCGTAGCAAATTCtgagaaataaaacaaa
Proteins encoded:
- the LOC140881300 gene encoding probable protein phosphatase 2C 63, encoding MPRSRYTRPLDCCRGSQNGDELMWKMELKPHAAGDFSMAVVQANSKLEDQSQVFTSPSETYIGVYDGHGGSEASRFVNRYLFPYIRKFATELGGLSPDAINKAFNATEEDFTGLVKRALPMKPQIAFAGSCCLVGVISKGELYVANLGDSRAVLGKRGSVDGKNLVVAERLTIDHNVSYENIRKEVEELHPDDSPVVVNCRGVWRIKGIIQVSRSIGDVYLKKPEFYRDPNFLQYGNYIPMKRPLLTAEPSIVTRKLKPEDLFVIFASDGLWEHLSDETAVEIVSKCPRSGISKRLVEAALQAASKKKEMRYKDIKKMEKGTRRHFHDDITVIVVYLDHHNSSNINKKQGSFGCVTAPVDLYSYNSDEVVESSGDKVFPNEETLSGVAY